The genomic stretch CATCTGAATCTCTATCTCCCAAGTCACGTTACCATCTATTGATCCTCCCCACACTACTTTCACTAAAGGAATTTCTTTACCCCTTAAGTATTTTATGTCTCGATCCTTAATCTGCAAGGGTGATGTCTCATAAGTCAGGTTATCTCTTATCTGTAAGTTACCTGACTGAATCACAAGAGACGGGTCTGAGACATACTTACGAAGTTGAGAAACTTGAAATACACTATAAAGATTTTAGAGAGAAGGTGGTAGGTGATAAGTGAAAAATTTGACTATCTTTATACGTAAACACTTGGCATTTTTCAGCTCTAATTTGCGATTTCAATGATTAATTTCCCctatttttttatataatattatatattttgAATTTTGCTTTGGTATCCTTGATGTATGTGCGAAGTATGCAGGAAACCAAATAACAAAGGCACAAAATCAAGAAGTTATAAGCAAAGAAATTTGTTGAAAATAAAGCTTGTTCGTCGGGCGAGCATTGCCGAAGAAGAAGCGAGCTTGCCCAGCGAGAGTTGGCGTGAAGAAAGAGAGTTCACCAGGAGAACAAGAAGTGAGGCCAAATAAATGAAATCTAAGGGTAAAACTGCGTTATGGTCGCCGGGCGAGCATATGAGATTTTGAGTTTGTCGTGCGAGGTCTTGGTCGTCAGGTGGATGTAGATATTTTCCAATGACAGTTTCATGCATTTCTGAGGGACACATGGGTAATAAAGTGATTTTCTTCGGGCGAGACCctgctcgccgaccgagacaTTAAAATCCCAAATTTATATATATAGGTCCAAATTAGATTTTTAGGTGATGGTTTTGGGAAATTTTAACCCCATTTCCATCAACACCATTCTTTTAGTTAGTAGATTTATAGTAGCTTAGAAACAACATTAAGGGGTGCTTCTTAAAGATCCGAAGTTGGATTTGCCTCTATCGTTAAGAAATCACGGTGGATGTTTGTTTATCTTCATTCTACTCCTTATAATCTCTTTTTTGTTGGGATTGCATGTAAGTTTACTTTTATAATATGTATTTTTTAGTAATCATAGCGTTATGTATAAGCTATTCACGAATCTATAGCCACCTTCTTGacctcatattcaattctttctgacAATACTTCAGACTCTTATGATCCTTGAAAAATTTAAATCTCGACCCATAAAGATAATGCCTCCAAAATTTAAGCACGAAAACCACTGCTACTAACTCTAAGTCATGGGTTGGATAAATCATATAATGATTTTTCAATTGTCTAGCTGTGTATGCTACAACTTGATCATTCTGCATAAGCATACAACCTTAATCTATCTTAGACATATCACAATATCCCACGAAAGATTCGCTTGGGTATGGAAAAATCAAGACTGGTGTTGACGTCAACTTCTTCTTGAGCTCTTGAAAACTTTCTTTGCACTAGACATCCCAAACATAAGCTTGTCCATTCCGGGTTAACTGGGTCAAAGGCAAGGCCAAATTcaaaaatctttcaatgaaccTGCTATAATAACTGGCCAAACCTAGGAAACTACTGATCTCAGTAACTGACTTAGGCATTTCGAACTACAATAATGCGTATACTTTAGACGGGTTCATTGTTATACCACCACTAGAGATCACATGCCCACTGAAACTTATCTCTGTTAGCCAAAACTCACACTTAAACAACTTATCATACAACTCCTTGTCTTGAAAGGTCTGCAACACAATCCCCAGGTGTCATGAATGCTCTTCGTCTGACTGAGACTATACCAAAATATCATCTATCAACACACCGAAAAACTGATCCATCTAAGGgtgaaaaatcctattcatatactccatgaatactcctgGTGAATAAGACACATCTAAAGGCATAACTAAATACTCATAATGACCATAATAGGTTTTGAATGCAGTCTTAGGTATATCCTCTGCCTATACCCTAATCTGATAGTAACCTGACCTCATATCAGTCTTACTAAATACACGAGCTCATACTAACTAATCCACGAGATCATCAATCTGAGGAAGAGGATACCATTTCTTAAGAGTAACCTTATTCAACTGCTGATAATCCACACACAATCTCATGCTTCaatctttcttcttaaccaacaacactggaACTCCCCAAGGCGATACACTAGGCCTGCCAAAGTTCTTCTATAATAAATCTTCTAGCTGCTTCTTTAACTCGCTCAACTCTGATGCATACATTTTATATGGTGCCATGGATATaggtctagtaccaggtactaaatcgATTGTGAATTAAAATTCGCGATCAGGAGGCAAATCACCATCATAAGGGAAAACATCTCGGAACTCACACACAACTGGAAAATTAACAATCACAGCTTCACTCTCTGCTTTCAGGGAAACGAACATCATGAGCACTTCAGCGTCCTATTTCAAGGATATCTCTACTTGGTTGGCAAATATAAACCTTGAATCTTTACTCGCCTCTGACTCAGGAAACAACACGGtcttataaaaataatttatgtGAACATGGTTGAACTCTAGCGAGTTTATTCCCAGAATAACATCTAGTTAACTTAGGGGTAAAAAAATTAAGTCAAATCCAAAATCTTTACCATAAATAGATAGAGGATAATTTAGATAAATTAATGAAGTGGTTACATAACCATTGGTTGGAGTATCAATGACCATGTTACCTTTAATAGGAGACACTATCGGGTTTAACTTGATAACATAATCATGTGATATGATTGAATGTGTCGCACCTGTATCAATGATATCAACCAAGAAGGTACCACTTATGAAACACATACCTTAAATCAAGTTATCCAATCTTAAGACTCCAACACCACTAAGATCAAAGACTTTCCCTTTGGCCTAAACATTATGACCTACGTCTGGGTCTTTCTTCGATTTCTGACAATAGGTGTTGATGTGACCTTACTCTCTACAATTGAAATATGTTAGATTTGTATGCTTGCACTCATAGACACGTTGACCTAGCTTACCAAACCTTTCACATATTATAGGAAACAAAACAACCCCCACTAATTACATTCTTGGTTGCATCTTTCTGATTTCCTTTGGTACATAGGTTTGCATACGGCTTACCACGATTCTGATTAGTTTTCAAAGCTTCACTGGCTTGAGCCATCACATTATCCATTGCCTAGAGGGCATCAGCAGTCACGCGATCGTTCCTACCAGCCATTTCTTCCTGTACAACCAACCATAAACAAGTTAACGAGTTTCAATAGTAAATCAAATGGTGGTCacgaagaaagaaaaaaatcATTGACAGGGTTAACACCCACATCGTGCACAAGGGTACCATAAGTTCTTAACACTTAAGACTAGTGGATGAACCTGCTATAATACCAATTATGTAACATCCTAAACTCAAAATATGATTTATAAAACATTACAGAAAATATGAAGATAAAACAAGAGTGTCACATTAATAAAACATTCAACTTTCATTCCAAAGGTGGaaatttttaatttaaaaacaagGCATTAGTAATTAGTTCAAAACAACTTAAAAGACATAGAATAAGTATTCCCATCCCGATATTACAATATCAGAGCAAAACCGAAATGAATACTAAAAAGCCGACAAAAGGTACGACGAACATAACGCATAAGTAAACTACTAAAGGGGCCAACTACGTCATCCTCCATAAAACAACAACTATCATTTCTTAGTCTCAAACTGGAAATTATTTTCATAAAAGTACAAAGATAGAAACATAGAGACAAGAAAAGGGTGAAAATACATTCCATAAATTAAACGGTGTATAAAGAGCAAGGATAGTACATAGTGAGCATATTCAACCAACACAAATATACATTATACAATTTCATCATGTAATTCTTACTTCCTCTACTcccatgcatgtggtaccaatccTCACATTGGATCAAAGTCTTGGATACCAGAGTTATTTTACTGAGTGATCCTTCACACTGGACCAAAGTTTTAAGCTAATATTCTATATACATGATGCATCATCAGACAAATGTAAATAATCTCCACCCAAACCTCCTACTCCAATTATCAACACTATCGATTAAGATTAACACTGCTCCTTTCGAATttaaaacatatcacacactGGTTCTTTGAACCTAAACATAGTTCACATCAATAATTGTATGTTAGGGCTAAATAATGGTTCACCTTGAACCTAAAACTATCAGCTTTCAAAACGACCTAACCATGAGGCGACTATCAATTGAATCAtcaataatcaataataataattttcTCAATAACTAATCACTGAATAGAATGAATTAAGCCGAGGAACCGGGGCCTCTGCGAAAAATTGGTCAAAGCATAACAATCGGTCAACAACAGGGCTAACGGTCCGACCATCACAACCCTGAAGGTCGTCGCCCTTGGGAAAAGCTCACTCGTCATCGCTGACGGTCTGGGGGAATAACGTATGTCATGAGGCGCTAACGGTTTAACCTTCATATGCGTGATGCACGTAATCACTGACGCTATGGCGTCTTCTTCCCCAATGCAGTGACAGTTGAACCGTCATGCATGTGGCACATGTCACCGCTAGAGAATGCAATTTCTATGTTTTTCCATCAAAAttagatctagatctcaattttATCTGATTTTGTGTCAAATACAAATCCAAAATTAATATACTCGAATATGTAATAATGCTCACATCAAAGAATACCAATCTAACACATACAACATAAATTATTCATGTTTTATTCATCAAAATCATCACATAACATATGAACATCAACAATAAAATTTTCAGCTAAGATCTACACGAATTTCACATCAATAATAACGAAATTTGCATCAATAATACAAATCAGAATCCACAAATAATATCATCATGGATGTTTTGCACAAACCTCACTTAATTCAACAATAACATCATACTAGAGAAAGAGGCAAGGAAATCCCCTCTATCCCTAGGCTTAAACACCCATCTTGAAATAATATCCCCCTTACCTTGATTAAGCTGAAACTCTTAGCTTTTTGGTGATGGAAGTTCCAAAGTTTGGAATCTCTCATCTATGGTTGCCTCAACTTTGCTCCTTTTTCTCTACAAATACATTCTCTAAACTTTCATCGCCCTTATATAAAAAAGTAagctttatttttattttatttatttattcatactaattttctttattttattaaatCTCGTTAATTAGCTCATAATTTCTAATAACCACAACCCTTCCTATtctctattattattattattattattattattattattattattattattattattattattattattattattattatcataCTTATATTAATAaaattcttattttattttattaatgCTCTAAACAATAACACAATAAATCACAAAGCATACCAAAAATCCAAATAAAAATTCAACAAAATTTAGATATAATTTTCTGGGTGTTACAAGACTTCTCTTAGGAAATGAAAACAAACTCAAGTGCACTCAAGTATACTAAGAGGAAACACCATACCCTAAGATGATTACCTCAAGCCATGCGTAGAGAAAAATTGGCGAAACATTTCATTGATGAGAAGACATTTAATGCGTCTGTTCTCCACTACTTTTGCAGTTGATCCAAGACTTTTCCACTTCTATCCAAGTGTGAAAACCAATGCTAGAGGCCGATCATAACTTCAAAGACTTCCCCAACTAATTTACATTGGACAAGCCTCGGGGGAAAACTATTATGGATCTGCCAAATGCTAGAACCAAGGCCCAACCCAAGTCAAGTTCAATCCAAACAATCAAACGTATAAAAGCTCAAACGTATAAAAGCTGACACACATGATATTCAATGTACATTTTATGATCTCCACTTTTACTACACTCTTCTTCTGAATTGACTTGGGTGTTGGAGTGTTAACCTTGTAAGTTCACTCCGTGTGACCATATCGGAGATCAACATCAACGATTTAGGATTCCTCATCATCGATATACACACTTTCTACTTCCAAAACGAAACAATAAACATATCTTGTGTGAGAGAAAAATCATTGACTTGGATGAGGATGAAATTAATgttgttgattttttttttaaaattcttaagtttagaatttttatttttatttttgttttaaatttGTTGAAGAGGATGACTAATCTAGATGTATGGTTGAAATgatgatttaaaaaaaaatctaatttaattgtgtttatttaaataaaaattatatttattaataaataaataataattttaaattaCCAAAATCTAAATTTGACAAATATGACATTGACGTATCATCATCACACTTAATGTCATGTGattaaaaattgatttataatTGAGAAGATATTAAAATCctaaattaaaaaaattaaaaatccTAGACcaaataaaagaaagaaaaaaaatgtaTGGAATTAAAATTTCAACCTTAATTTTATTTTGAATGAGTATAAAGAGTATTGAAACCCTTCAAGCTACTTACTCAACTACTTATTTTTCATACTATCAATTCTATTGTTTGTCTCTTATTCCTGTTAAACGAGGTTTGAATTTTTCATTTTGTTCAAAATTATCAACACCTACATTAGTTCAGTGGTAGGGTAGGTTGTTTATTGACTAAGAGGTTATTAGTTCAACCCTTTCTTTGTGGAaagttttgatttttttcatgTAAAATGGTGTATACTAGTAACATAATTATTCTATAAAGTTTCATTCGATTTCCAAACACACAAAAATCCATCAAATCTAATGAACAACCAAAAGAAGTATATTTCAAGAATCAGACCTACAACGATAATACTTAGAACATCCTCTATTATAAGGATTTGAAGGTGGAGGAATACACCCTTCAGATTTACTATAAGCTTCACCACCTGCACCACCATTACAGACTGGTCTATCTCTCTTTAGAGCTCCTTCAGAAATGTATCTTCTTTGTTCCAAAAGCCTTCTGCTTATTTCTGACTCCATTAAttcttcaccttcttcattgCATTCTCCTATGGAACCATTGCATATCTTTGAATGATGAGTACTACTACTCAGTGACAACACAGTGCTGCTTAACTGCATCAAGATGATGAGAAACATCAAGTAGAAGAAGGTGAGGAGTTTCATGGTAGGTCTTGGATGTGTCTATGTGTATGTACCCTTCCACTCATATATATGAGTTTAATATGGCAATGGTAGGAGCTTTTTGAAAAGGTGGAATTGGAGGCTGTTAGTGATAAGGTGAT from Lathyrus oleraceus cultivar Zhongwan6 chromosome 7, CAAS_Psat_ZW6_1.0, whole genome shotgun sequence encodes the following:
- the LOC127102426 gene encoding protein RALF-like 32, with amino-acid sequence MKLLTFFYLMFLIILMQLSSTVLSLSSSTHHSKICNGSIGECNEEGEELMESEISRRLLEQRRYISEGALKRDRPVCNGGAGGEAYSKSEGCIPPPSNPYNRGCSKYYRCRSDS